The Malus domestica chromosome 10, GDT2T_hap1 nucleotide sequence TTGAATTTCTGCTTCTTTCTATCGGTTCtgtttgttgtttgtttaaAGATTTGCTTTTGGGTTATCCTGAAAAGTTGCGGGATTTCGTCGTGTCTTCATCGGTAGTTTCAGCAAGAATAGAGATTTATTGACTAGGGCAAGAGGGAACAAAGAAAGGACAAATCTTTGAAGAGTAAGCTTAGCCTTGTGAGAAAAGATTAGCATTTTATATCAGAGTGGCAAAAATGTGGCAGTATTCACGACGTTTAGTTAAGAAAATATGGCGTTCAAATTTGTGTCAGTGGTAGTGAAATTGAAACCTCGTCGCGTACTTAGCTGCTTGCCCTAGTTCAGTTACAACAGCCGTGTGTTTAGAGTTATTAGTGATAGTCATAAGAATTGGTGCTGCTTGTTGAATCTATAGTAGGAAGAACCTAGCAAAATCTTTGTTGGATTAGCAAATGGAGTATTCCGAGTTCTTTTGTGCACACCGGCAACCTTGTTGAGTAGTCAACATTAATTTTTCCAGTGTTTTCTTTTGAGATTTGTAAAAGAATCCCCTGTACTAATTTGCGCGtctgttttatttttggtttctgGGAGAGAAATAAGAATAGGAAGCTTGGTATTATATACTTTGGCTTGCTTATGAGTCATGCGTACGGTTTAGTATGAGGTGCTTTTTTCCCCTCCAGAGTTATCCCTTTTGGGTATTAGATATTTGAGTAGCTTCGATagaaggtgaagtactaggtatGTTCTGAATTACACAGGAAAAAAGGATGTCTCTTGGATCACACAAGGCTACTTAGGAATACCTTGTCCTGAACTTTGCACCACTTTGTCTGAATATATTATACTCAGACATTATTGTACTTATTGGAGAAAAACTTTGAACATGCTCTTTAttggagaattttttttaagatgttccctttttatattttggacTTTTATGACTCATTGCAGTATTTATGGTTTGCCAAAACTCATGTTTTATTTGTATGTGACGTCACAGTTGTTAGTGGTCCACCACTTCATGAGACATTGACCCATGGATCCTGAAGGAACGAAGTTTGGACGAGGTAGAATGTTTTTTCAATATAGTGTTCCGTtacaaatttattcacattcccTTCTTGGTTGAATTTTTATTGGTAGTTAATTACATATTTAACAGAAGTATTCATAGCTGAAGCACTCTTCAAAACCTCATTTATTCATGTATAGCACAGAATTTTGAACTTATCAAGAGAGCCATGTGGCCTCTATCCACCCTGCCCTATCTGGTTCTTGGATGAGATACcaatacatatttaatatttaatttcgGATATTCTAAATTTCATAACTCTCTTAAAATATACTTATTTCAATCTACCGAGAATTCAAGTCTTTTGCTTCTATAATGTCACTGGATGCATGTTTTGATATTTAGGAGCATTTTATCTTATCTGATGAAATTTTGTTGGATACAGGACCAAAGGAGTTGACTGGTGCTGTAGATCTCATAAGTCACTACAAGTTACTTCCCCACCATGAGTTTTTCTGCAAGCGACCACTTCCAGTATCAATATCAGACACACACTATCTTCACAATGTGGTGGGAGACACAGAAATCAGAAAAGGAGAGGGGATGCAGTTGGATCAACTTATTCAGAGTACATCATATCCCCGGGATACAAAACCACGCATACAGCCTTTTGAACTAGATACTCTCAGAGAGGCTTTCCATCTTAGAGAAACGGCTCCTATTGATCTACCACTCGTGAGACTTTCTTACTTATATTGGATGATAGTctgttatttatcttcttttccaATAGATATGTGGTCCTGCAAAAACGTTTTCCTTTCCAGGTTCTCATTGTAATTGATATCTTGTTTTGTCTTCTATAGGCAGATAAGGGGACTCCAACTATTGCAGGGAAATCAAAGAGCGAGTCtaaagacaaggagaagaaaCACAAAAAGCACAAGGAcagagacaaagagaaggaTAAAGAGCACAAGAAGCGTAAGCACCGTCATAAAGATCGAAGCAAAGATAAAGACAGGGATAAGAAGAAGGATAAAAGTGGGCATCATGATCCATCCGGTGATCACTCAAAGAAACATGAAAAGGTTAGAAAATGGTACACCCGTACCGTTAAATTTGAAAAGAATGAATGTGAAATTTTTATCCAAATAGCTCTGATTTGTCTGGAGTCATGAACCGCCATTGTTTGTCGTGCAATCTAATTCCAGTTTTTTTGTTCACCAACAccatattttgtgttttttcaaatttagttGAATATTCATAGGGATTTACAGGCTTTAGTTTTGTTACTTGTATAATCACAGAAAAGGAAACACGATGGAGATGAAGACCTTAATGATGTCCACAGACACAAAAAAAGTAAGGTAATATAAAAATGAAACTTTTCGTTTGGAATTATACTTTCGTATCTCGAATCCTTCCTTTAATGTTTTGCTTGGGATCTGCATAATATGCCCACTATTTTTGTATAGCTCCTTTGCATCTACATTTAACCAAGGTCTCTGTTTCTCACTATCTTTTCAGCATAAGAGTTCAAAACTTGATGAAGTGGGCGCAATCAAGGTAGCTGGCTGAAAGGAggggatattttagtaattttgttttcttcaaatGGTTGTCATTCAGTCTGGAGGGGTCTTACACTTGATTTTGTATTTCTTGAGGTACACACCTTTACATTTTCTGTGTATTTTGATTAAGATACTCTGTACTTTTAGCTTCTGCATTGCACTGTCactattttatttctttcctCTTCACAAACTGATGGGTCAACTACTCATTTTCATTCACATTTGATAGGGCTTTATGTTCTCTGTAATATGCGATCAGTTGAGGTTGGCATGGAAATAAGGATATATAAATACGAAGGCAAGTTAAAGAATGAGTTAAAGGGATTTATTTAGTTTTAGGAAGTTAGATGTAGTGCTAGTTAAAGTTTGTCAAACACAATGCACGTTTGCACTCTTCACCTCATCTGTATGGTAAGAACAATATTCATTTCTTATGTTGTTGAAAAATATGCATTTGGGGACTGCCAAGAGTTTGGGTTTGATGTGGTTCTGTAGGCTTTTTAGGTTCTTATAAGTACTCTGTATGCGCAGATCTGGTTTAAAACAATTACGTTATGCCAAAACCTCCACTCTTGTTTGACAAACTTGCTGTTTTTAATAGTTTTATATGTAGTATTGTATTGTTGCCATGGAACTTAGATGCATGATGCTTTTGGTTTATGTGCAGAATAACTTCTGAACTGACTAAAGATTGTGAAGAAGGTGAATTCACCTGCTGAAAAAATATGTGGATTAAAGGTAAGAGTTAGTGAAAGTGAACTTCCTTGTATAATAACAATGATCTAATATGACTTCCAGTAGTTTGCAAAAAAAAACTATTCTGTTTTCATGGCACATTGATATGTATGTCCGCGGTATTAAGATATTTTTAGCATTTTTTAGCAGTCCAGAATTTATAATTTGTGAGGGAGAGTTTGTAGCTTccagttataggaaaaataggtttAGGAAGagagtgtatatatgatttcTTTCGTTCCTGTTATGTTGTATCAATGGCTAACATCACTGCTGATCCAAAAACATCTAACATCTTGGATTATGTCTGTTCTCACCTGACTTCTAATTAGTATCAGTGAAATATTCTTTTTGCAAAAAAGGATAGACTGATGATTTGTATTCGAGACGATCATTATTCCTGCTGTTGTATTTTGCAGTGTGAATGACATCATTTTTCTATTCTATGC carries:
- the LOC103445321 gene encoding mediator of RNA polymerase II transcription subunit 19a isoform X1, with translation MDPEGTKFGRGPKELTGAVDLISHYKLLPHHEFFCKRPLPVSISDTHYLHNVVGDTEIRKGEGMQLDQLIQSTSYPRDTKPRIQPFELDTLREAFHLRETAPIDLPLADKGTPTIAGKSKSESKDKEKKHKKHKDRDKEKDKEHKKRKHRHKDRSKDKDRDKKKDKSGHHDPSGDHSKKHEKKRKHDGDEDLNDVHRHKKSKHKSSKLDEVGAIKVAG
- the LOC103445321 gene encoding mediator of RNA polymerase II transcription subunit 19a isoform X2, with the protein product MDPEGTKFGRGPKELTGAVDLISHYKLLPHHEFFCKRPLPVSISDTHYLHNVVGDTEIRKGEGMQLDQLIQSTSYPRDTKPRIQPFELDTLREAFHLRETAPIDLPLADKGTPTIAGKSKSESKDKEKKHKKHKDRDKEKDKEHKKRKHRHKDRSKDKDRDKKKDKSGHHDPSGDHSKKHEKKRKHDGDEDLNDVHRHKKT